In one Diabrotica virgifera virgifera chromosome 5, PGI_DIABVI_V3a genomic region, the following are encoded:
- the LOC126884822 gene encoding uncharacterized protein LOC126884822 → MDKSSKPKRSKNPEENKLDLEFRQILCVIKQFIPYVNSNSHLSAYRSWLEKLSSAQTEKANRNRYLIELAKQIKDNVLVYPFHENPSGVDLEQFTEAESDGELTEEGNSILCDVLCNANNISADSSLIMPKEYSQNVQERQGNVENIGTNDLRCPKMPEESSWLDLTDGDESQTSIQVAQLNGSGDTKKETKSIQFKDDTTTKEVVDGKVPLKNTNFVPADWKDTIEALQMRLTETLNQNEDLKRMLESQNTALSYEVKAREEVEGKLKKSSELFKKQSEIIHVRNEEAFKKFETSFQMELNDVHHSYQIRMEEMKANYEARIAEIKLEFENDKKAKDQEICRLSEIIHQQCTRMSNEITALKTQVESTFNHKPEDKIILLQKCISKMNKFYQKSEKEYLKQIEKLKQDIEFKDKLQLIQMKTQHAELTVQSSVERQKHIDDIINNLEVKYIKMLEMHEKQVMESKKIDDERLQYLKDLLEKHNISFKVF, encoded by the coding sequence ATGGACAAATCTTCAAAGCCAAAAAGATCAAAAAACCCTGAAGAAAATAAACTAGATTTAGAGTTTCGTCAAATCCTTTGCGTAATCAAACAATTCATACCTTACGTAAATTCAAACTCCCATTTGTCTGCATATCGTAGTTGGTTAGAAAAACTTAGTTCTGCACAAACTGAGAAAGCCAATAGGAATAGGTACCTGATAGAATTAGCTAAACAAATTAAAGATAATGTCCTAGTTTATCCTTTCCACGAAAATCCATCTGGTGTGGATCTGGAACAATTTACAGAAGCAGAAAGTGATGGAGAACTGACTGAAGAAGGTAATTCAATATTATGCGATGTACTTTGTAACGCCAACAATATATCTGCAGATTCTTCTCTTATAATGCCAAAAGAATACAGCCAAAATGTACAAGAAAGACAAGGCAATGTAGAAAATATTGGCACAAATGATTTGAGATGTCCAAAAATGCCCGAAGAAAGTTCTTGGTTGGATCTAACCGATGGCGATGAGAGCCAAACTTCAATTCAAGTGGCTCAACTTAATGGATCGGGTGACactaaaaaagaaacaaaaagcaTTCAATTCAAAGATGACACAACGACCAAAGAAGTAGTAGATGGTAAGGTTCCTTTAAAGAACACAAATTTTGTACCTGCTGATTGGAAAGACACTATAGAAGCTTTACAAATGAGGTTAACAGAAACTTTGAACCAAAACGAAGACTTGAAACGTATGCTTGAATCGCAAAATACTGCTTTATCGTACGAGGTCAAAGCTAGAGAAGAAGTCGAAGGTAAGTTGAAGAAATCGTCGGAATTGTTTAAAAAGCAAAGTGAAATAATACATGTAAGAAACGAAGAGGcgtttaaaaaatttgaaacatCCTTTCAAATGGAATTGAATGATGTCCACCATAGCTACCAAATACGCATGGAAGAGATGAAGGCCAACTATGAAGCACGAATAGCTGAAATAAAATTAGAATTCGAGAATGACAAGAAAGCAAAAGACCAAGAAATATGCCGATTATCAGAGATAATACATCAACAATGCACAAGAATGTCCAACGAGATCACCGCTCTCAAAACACAAGTGGAAAGTACATTTAATCATAAACCAGAAGACAAAATCATCTTGCTACAGAAATGTATATCAAAGATGAACAAGTTTTACCAAAAATCCGAGAAAGAGTACTTAAAACAAATAGAAAAGCTCAAACAAGACATCGAGTTTAAAGATAAGCTTCAGTTGATCCAGATGAAGACACAACACGCAGAGTTGACGGTGCAATCTAGCGTCGAAAGGCAGAAACATATCGACGATATCATCAACAATTTAGAGGTTAAGTACATAAAAATGTTGGAAATGCACGAAAAGCAAGTTATGGAGAGTAAGAAGATTGACGATGAACGATTGCAGTATTTAAAAGATTTGttagaaaaacataatatatccTTTAAAGTGTTTTAA